The sequence TTCTAGCAGATAGACCGATATAAAAGTGATCCCCCACCATCATGATATCTCCACCTTCTACGGTGCCTGGATTTTTTATAACCTCTATGTTATCATAAAAATCCTTTAAAACTTCGCTAATCTCTTTTTCTTCACCTTTTCTGCTTTCGGCACCTGGGTTAGTGATTATGGCACACTTTTTTGTCAACAGAGCTGTATCTTCAACAAAGCATGAATCTGGGTAGTCTTCGTTTGCTTCAAGTTCTATTGTATTTACTCCACAGCCTTTTAGTGCTTTTACATACTCACTATGTTGCAAAAGTGCTTTTTCATAATCAGGTTTTCCTAGGTTTACAGTGGTGATACCATGAACCATAGATTTACTTGGTTTTCTAGTTATTACGTTTTTAAACACAATTACACCTTCTTATCTTTTATGCTGCTTTATTTTGTTGTAATTTATCTAAGTCTTTAGGGTCTACACTTTTACCAAAGAAGTTAAGGACTAGATAGGTAGCCGTAACCCCTATAGGTAGAGAAACAAACCATGGGACCCCAAAACCAGCTGGTATAAAACCTATTACTAGGGCTATGACGCCACCTGTTATGGCATATGGCAGCTGTGTCTGTACATGATCTATATGGTCACTACCAGATGACATAGAGGACATAATGGTGGTGTCTGATATGGGTGAACAATGGTCTCCCCATATACTTCCAGTTAAGATTGCTGCTATGGTAGGTAGCATTTCCCCACCTAAACTATGAGCTAAAGGAATGGCCAGTGGCATAAGTATAGCCATAGTCCCCCACGATGTACCTGTTGTAAATGATATAAATGCAGCTATAACAAAAATCATGGCAGGGATTATAAAGGCAGGTAAATTCCCTTCAGCTATCCCTATGATGAATTCTGCTGTTTTCAAGTCAGAAGTAATTGCTCCAACTGACCAAGCCAACACTAGAATTAGGCAAGCTATAACCATTGCTTTAGTCCCTTCTACC comes from Alkalicella caledoniensis and encodes:
- a CDS encoding dimethylarginine dimethylaminohydrolase family protein; the protein is MFKNVITRKPSKSMVHGITTVNLGKPDYEKALLQHSEYVKALKGCGVNTIELEANEDYPDSCFVEDTALLTKKCAIITNPGAESRKGEEKEISEVLKDFYDNIEVIKNPGTVEGGDIMMVGDHFYIGLSARTNEEGARQMISFLEKYGYTGSTVPLKEFLHLKTGVSYLGNNNLLATGEFLDSTEFREFNIIEVSKDDDYSANCIWVNGKVLVPKGFKNTRDAIIKAGYDVIELDMSEFQKLDGGLSCLSLRF